One segment of Pelomicrobium methylotrophicum DNA contains the following:
- a CDS encoding SWIB/MDM2 domain-containing protein, which yields MATKKTAKKPAAKKPAAKKPAAKKPAAKKPAAKKPAAKKPVAKKPSAAKKPVKKAAKPAAKRTPNAAFMKAMTPDATLAAVVGSSPMPRTEVTKKVWDYIKKNKLQDTVNKRMINADDKLKAVFGGKSQVSMFEMTKLVNKHLS from the coding sequence ATGGCAACCAAGAAAACCGCGAAAAAGCCGGCGGCCAAGAAGCCGGCGGCGAAGAAACCCGCCGCGAAGAAGCCCGCGGCCAAAAAGCCGGCAGCGAAGAAGCCGGCCGCCAAGAAGCCGGTGGCCAAGAAGCCATCCGCGGCTAAGAAGCCGGTCAAGAAGGCGGCAAAGCCGGCCGCCAAGCGCACGCCGAACGCTGCTTTCATGAAGGCGATGACCCCGGATGCCACGTTGGCGGCCGTGGTGGGCTCAAGCCCCATGCCGAGGACTGAAGTCACCAAGAAAGTCTGGGACTACATCAAGAAGAACAAGCTGCAGGACACTGTGAACAAGCGCATGATCAACGCCGATGACAAGCTGAAAGCCGTCTTCGGCGGCAAGAGCCAGGTGTCCATGTTCGAGATGACCAAGCTGGTCAACAAGCATCTGAGCTGA
- a CDS encoding sensor histidine kinase, protein MGWLSHQTERERQALNQWVFHTYEVLLSLERVVGFLNEAELDHAEILFYGDLSRRASRETNIARAEILIYEIEQLVADNPRQGERVRELKRRLEARVAAMRQTEAAIESKGRAAGLRRFREHGLQARQAVLEALAVVEGEERLLLEERLRSVDRLAARNRVLIVIGYAAAFALLILGFGLIAQESVARLRAQREAEAYAREVEDLYNNAPCGYHSLDADGMFVRVNNTELSWLGYRREELVGRMKFSDLLTPASREKFQDSFPRFKEQGRVADLEFDLLRKDGSILPVSLSATAVRDSRGNFVMSRSTLFDLSARRQAEAERARLHEELQRRAVQLEATNRELESFTYSVSHDLRAPLRAIDGFSRILVEEYGDRLDEEGRRLLGIVTDNAFKMGRLIDDLLAFSRMGRKAIAWETLDMGALAREAVAEVRSQFRAEAEIEIAHMPPARGDRALLRQVWVNLISNALKYSSKREHPRVEIGARQEGAETAYYVKDNGVGFDMRHYDKLFGVFQRLHSHEEFSGTGVGLAIVQRIVTRHGGRVWAMAEVDRGAEFCFILPVKEALHDE, encoded by the coding sequence ATGGGGTGGCTTTCGCACCAGACCGAGCGCGAGCGGCAGGCCCTCAACCAATGGGTGTTTCACACCTACGAGGTGCTGTTGTCCCTGGAACGGGTCGTCGGTTTCCTCAATGAGGCAGAGCTGGACCACGCAGAGATCCTGTTCTATGGGGACTTAAGCCGTCGGGCCAGCCGGGAGACCAACATCGCCCGAGCTGAGATCCTGATCTACGAGATTGAACAGCTCGTCGCCGACAATCCCCGCCAGGGGGAGCGGGTGCGCGAGCTCAAGCGGCGCCTCGAAGCCCGCGTGGCCGCCATGCGGCAGACCGAGGCGGCGATCGAGTCAAAAGGCCGCGCGGCCGGGCTGCGGCGGTTCCGTGAGCACGGGCTCCAGGCCCGGCAGGCGGTTCTCGAGGCGCTCGCGGTGGTGGAAGGCGAGGAACGCCTCCTGCTCGAGGAGCGGCTGAGAAGCGTCGATCGCTTGGCGGCCCGGAATCGAGTGCTCATCGTGATCGGCTACGCGGCCGCCTTCGCGCTCCTCATCCTGGGGTTCGGGCTCATCGCCCAGGAGAGCGTCGCGCGCCTGCGGGCGCAGCGGGAGGCGGAGGCGTACGCGAGGGAGGTGGAAGACCTCTACAACAACGCGCCTTGCGGCTACCATTCCCTCGATGCGGACGGAATGTTCGTGCGCGTGAACAACACCGAGCTTTCCTGGCTCGGCTATCGCCGTGAGGAGCTCGTCGGGCGCATGAAGTTTTCCGACCTTCTGACCCCCGCCAGCCGGGAGAAATTCCAGGACAGCTTCCCCCGCTTCAAGGAGCAGGGAAGGGTGGCGGACTTGGAGTTCGATTTGCTGCGCAAGGACGGAAGCATTCTGCCGGTGTCGCTCTCTGCCACCGCGGTGCGGGATTCCCGGGGAAACTTCGTCATGAGCCGCTCCACGCTGTTCGACCTGAGCGCCCGGCGGCAGGCCGAAGCGGAGAGGGCCCGCCTGCACGAGGAGTTGCAGCGCCGTGCCGTCCAACTCGAAGCGACCAACCGGGAACTGGAGAGCTTCACTTACTCGGTGTCCCATGATCTGCGTGCGCCGCTGCGGGCGATCGACGGGTTCAGTCGCATCCTCGTGGAGGAGTACGGTGACCGGCTGGACGAGGAGGGGCGCCGGCTCCTTGGGATCGTCACCGACAACGCCTTCAAGATGGGCCGGTTGATCGACGATCTTCTGGCTTTTTCCCGCATGGGACGCAAAGCCATCGCTTGGGAAACGTTGGACATGGGGGCCCTCGCGCGGGAGGCGGTGGCCGAGGTCCGTTCGCAGTTCCGGGCCGAGGCCGAGATTGAGATCGCCCACATGCCGCCCGCGCGGGGCGACCGGGCGCTATTGCGCCAGGTGTGGGTCAATCTGATTTCCAACGCCCTCAAGTACAGCTCGAAACGGGAGCATCCCCGGGTCGAGATCGGCGCAAGGCAGGAGGGCGCCGAGACCGCCTACTATGTGAAGGACAACGGCGTCGGCTTCGACATGCGCCACTACGACAAGCTCTTCGGCGTGTTCCAGCGGTTGCATTCCCACGAAGAGTTTTCCGGCACCGGTGTCGGGCTCGCCATCGTGCAGCGGATCGTCACACGGCACGGTGGCCGCGTTTGGGCCATGGCCGAAGTGGATCGGGGGGCCGAATTTTGCTTTATCCTGCCCGTCAAGGAGGCGCTGCATGATGAATGA
- a CDS encoding response regulator, with translation MNDFEAVEILLVEDSPQDAELTLRALRRNNLANQLVWVKDGQEALDFIFCQGAYAGRSINHQPRLVLLDLKMPKVDGIEVLRRIKDDERTRLIPVVMMTSSREERDVVESYRLGVNSYIVKPVDFTQFMETVTKAGLYWMLTNHVPR, from the coding sequence ATGAATGACTTCGAAGCGGTGGAGATCCTGCTGGTGGAGGACAGCCCCCAGGATGCCGAGCTGACGCTGCGGGCGCTGCGCAGGAACAACTTGGCCAATCAGCTCGTGTGGGTCAAGGACGGCCAGGAGGCGCTGGACTTCATCTTCTGCCAGGGCGCCTATGCTGGAAGGTCCATCAACCACCAGCCGCGGCTGGTCCTGCTGGACCTCAAGATGCCGAAAGTGGACGGGATCGAGGTGCTGCGCAGGATCAAGGACGATGAGCGGACACGGCTCATTCCCGTGGTCATGATGACTTCGTCACGGGAGGAGCGGGACGTCGTCGAAAGCTACCGGCTCGGGGTCAACAGCTATATCGTGAAGCCGGTTGATTTCACTCAGTTCATGGAAACCGTGACCAAGGCCGGCCTCTACTGGATGCTCACCAATCACGTGCCCCGATGA
- a CDS encoding carbohydrate kinase family protein has product MRTLICGSIAYDTIMVFRDRFRNHILPDQIHILNVAFLVPDLRREFGGCAGNIAYNLKLLGGEPVVMATVGEDSQPYDARLERLQLERTHVRRVEGTYTAQAFITTDLDDNQITAFHPGAMNHSHLNSVHEAEGIGLGIVAPDGREGMLRHAREFQEAGIPFVFDPGQGLPMFNGGELLDFIDAADYVAANDYEAKLMQERTGLSVEALARRVKAFVVTRGAQGSVIHAEGREIRIPCVRAEAVVDPTGCGDAYRAGLLYAIAHGLSLEDAGRLASVMGAIKIAHRGAQNHQPTRAEIDERFFEAFGYRLW; this is encoded by the coding sequence ATGCGGACGTTGATCTGCGGCTCCATCGCCTACGACACGATCATGGTGTTTCGTGATCGGTTCAGGAACCACATCCTTCCTGACCAGATTCATATTTTGAACGTGGCGTTCCTGGTGCCGGACCTGCGGCGGGAGTTTGGCGGCTGCGCCGGCAACATCGCCTACAACCTGAAGCTGCTGGGCGGGGAGCCGGTGGTGATGGCCACTGTGGGCGAAGATTCCCAGCCTTACGACGCGCGGCTGGAGCGGCTCCAACTCGAGCGCACCCACGTGCGGCGAGTGGAGGGAACCTACACGGCCCAGGCCTTCATCACCACCGACCTGGACGACAACCAGATCACCGCCTTTCACCCGGGGGCCATGAACCATTCCCACTTGAACAGTGTCCATGAAGCCGAGGGCATCGGGCTCGGAATCGTGGCGCCAGACGGCCGGGAGGGCATGCTCAGACACGCTCGGGAGTTCCAGGAGGCGGGTATCCCGTTCGTGTTCGATCCAGGCCAGGGGCTGCCGATGTTCAATGGGGGTGAGCTCCTCGACTTCATCGACGCAGCCGACTATGTGGCGGCGAACGACTATGAGGCGAAGCTCATGCAGGAGCGCACCGGCCTTTCGGTGGAGGCGTTGGCGCGGCGCGTGAAGGCCTTCGTGGTGACCCGGGGCGCCCAAGGGTCGGTGATCCATGCCGAGGGCCGCGAGATCCGAATTCCGTGCGTGCGGGCAGAAGCAGTGGTGGATCCCACCGGCTGTGGCGATGCTTACCGGGCCGGGCTTCTGTACGCCATCGCCCACGGATTGAGCCTGGAAGACGCGGGACGGTTGGCCTCGGTGATGGGCGCGATCAAGATCGCTCATCGGGGCGCCCAGAACCACCAGCCTACGCGTGCTGAGATCGACGAACGCTTTTTTGAAGCGTTTGGATATCGTCTGTGGTAG
- a CDS encoding EAL domain-containing protein: MPAPHLKILIAEDSAADAELEVRVLKQAGLNFEYRVVEDEAGFRAALVEFVPDVILSDFSMPRFDGLAALAIARELSPDTPFIFVSGTMGETYAIEALKSGAADYVLKNNLMRLGPAVERAWHNARERAARRKIEAELAAARERLESIVTSLQDVVWSVGLPSREVLYVSPAARGLFGRSPEELAQRPDLRFEAVHPEDRQRVTAAWEAFLAGGVYDLEYRIVGPEGGIRWIHDRARTVVGPDGSPVRIDGIARDITERMEQHLRLLRLGRIREMLSGINAAIVRIRDRQGLFDAVTSISTRQGGFRAAWIGEIDKETHDVKPVAVRGLPGGFFEGLKLSSLPGADWPTGLAEVAAQNRDAVVANDLEARTKCAYAQRALAAGAPSPASGSHLRPSGAGTAPPSAGARSAACLPLTVEGKVVAVMVLHAAEAGFFDREEVRLLKELAVNISFALELMAKNERIDYLAFYDALTGLANRTLFQERLADFLASAREGERVALALIDIDRFKLVNDTLGMPGGDEVLKKVAARLTERQGDPKAIGRIGGDLFAVAVHPVRDEGELLRLGEAVLDFLEIPFEIEQQELRLTAKAGIAVSPSDGTDAETLFRNAEAALKKAKRSGDRYLFYAPTFNARASEQLTLETRLRRAVEREEFTLFYQPKVSLEDGAVVGLEALLRWNDPETGLVPPLRFISLLEETGLILAVGRWAFHRAASDFVALARRLVKPTPIAVNVSALQLRQPDFVRTVEEAVKACAPFGCGIELEITESMVMQDVQQSILRLKEVRELGPAIAMDDFGTGYSSLSYLSKLPLDAVKIDRSFIVDMTGDAESMSVVSAIISLAHGLGLKVIAEGVETEDQSERLRRLHCDQIQGYVFSPPVPLEQVLQILTRAQNR; the protein is encoded by the coding sequence ATGCCGGCACCGCATCTCAAGATCCTGATCGCCGAAGACTCGGCGGCCGACGCGGAGCTGGAGGTTCGCGTGCTCAAACAGGCGGGCCTCAACTTTGAGTACCGGGTGGTGGAGGACGAGGCGGGGTTTCGCGCGGCGCTCGTCGAGTTCGTGCCGGATGTGATCCTTTCTGATTTTTCGATGCCGCGCTTCGATGGTCTGGCGGCGCTCGCGATCGCCCGCGAGCTTTCCCCCGACACGCCGTTCATCTTCGTGTCCGGAACCATGGGGGAGACTTATGCCATCGAGGCGCTCAAGAGCGGGGCGGCCGATTACGTGCTCAAGAACAACTTGATGCGGCTGGGCCCGGCGGTGGAGCGCGCCTGGCACAACGCCCGGGAGCGGGCAGCGCGGCGCAAGATCGAAGCGGAGCTGGCGGCGGCGCGGGAGCGGCTGGAGAGCATCGTCACCTCGCTGCAGGACGTGGTCTGGTCGGTGGGGCTCCCATCGCGGGAAGTCCTATACGTGAGCCCTGCGGCTCGCGGACTGTTCGGGCGGTCCCCGGAGGAGCTCGCGCAACGGCCGGACTTGCGCTTTGAGGCGGTTCACCCGGAGGACCGGCAGCGCGTGACAGCGGCGTGGGAGGCGTTCCTTGCCGGGGGTGTCTATGACCTCGAGTACCGCATCGTAGGGCCGGAGGGCGGCATCCGCTGGATTCACGACCGGGCGCGAACCGTGGTGGGCCCGGATGGCTCGCCCGTTCGCATCGATGGCATTGCCCGCGACATCACTGAGCGCATGGAGCAGCACCTGCGGCTTTTGCGGCTGGGCCGCATCCGCGAGATGCTGAGCGGTATCAACGCCGCCATCGTCCGCATCCGCGACCGTCAGGGGCTGTTCGATGCTGTGACCAGCATTTCGACCAGGCAGGGCGGTTTTCGCGCCGCCTGGATCGGGGAGATCGACAAAGAGACCCACGACGTGAAGCCCGTGGCGGTGCGGGGCCTGCCGGGGGGCTTCTTCGAGGGCTTGAAGTTGTCGTCGCTGCCGGGCGCCGACTGGCCCACGGGGCTGGCCGAGGTGGCCGCCCAAAACCGCGACGCCGTGGTCGCCAACGACCTGGAAGCGCGCACGAAGTGCGCTTACGCCCAGCGGGCGCTTGCCGCGGGCGCGCCATCGCCCGCTTCCGGGTCGCACCTCCGCCCTTCGGGCGCAGGCACTGCTCCGCCGTCCGCGGGCGCCCGCTCCGCCGCCTGCCTTCCCTTGACCGTGGAGGGCAAGGTGGTTGCGGTCATGGTGCTGCATGCCGCCGAGGCGGGGTTCTTTGATCGGGAAGAGGTGCGGCTGCTCAAGGAGCTGGCGGTCAACATCTCGTTTGCGCTGGAGCTGATGGCGAAGAACGAGCGCATCGACTACCTCGCGTTCTACGATGCGCTGACGGGGCTCGCCAACCGGACCCTGTTCCAGGAGCGGCTCGCCGACTTCCTCGCCTCGGCGCGGGAAGGGGAGCGGGTGGCGCTGGCCCTCATCGACATCGATCGCTTCAAGCTGGTCAACGACACCCTGGGGATGCCCGGGGGCGACGAGGTGCTCAAGAAGGTGGCCGCCCGCTTAACGGAGCGGCAGGGGGACCCGAAGGCCATCGGCCGCATCGGCGGGGATCTGTTCGCGGTGGCGGTCCATCCCGTGCGGGACGAGGGCGAGCTGCTGCGGCTCGGCGAGGCCGTGCTGGACTTCCTGGAAATCCCTTTCGAGATCGAGCAGCAGGAGTTGCGGCTCACGGCGAAGGCGGGGATTGCGGTGTCTCCCTCCGACGGCACCGACGCGGAGACTCTCTTCCGCAACGCCGAGGCAGCGCTCAAGAAAGCGAAGCGCTCGGGCGACCGGTACCTCTTCTACGCGCCCACTTTCAACGCCCGCGCCTCGGAGCAACTCACCCTGGAGACCAGGTTGCGGCGGGCGGTAGAGCGGGAAGAGTTCACTTTGTTCTATCAGCCGAAGGTGAGCCTCGAAGACGGAGCGGTCGTGGGGCTCGAAGCGCTGCTGCGCTGGAACGACCCGGAGACGGGCCTCGTGCCACCGCTGCGGTTCATTTCCCTCCTCGAAGAAACGGGTCTGATCCTGGCCGTCGGCCGGTGGGCGTTTCATCGCGCCGCATCCGACTTCGTGGCGCTGGCGCGCCGGCTGGTGAAGCCCACGCCAATCGCCGTCAACGTCTCTGCGCTGCAGTTGCGGCAGCCGGATTTCGTCCGCACCGTGGAGGAGGCGGTCAAGGCGTGCGCCCCGTTCGGTTGCGGCATCGAGCTCGAGATCACCGAGAGCATGGTCATGCAGGACGTGCAGCAAAGCATCCTTCGCCTGAAGGAGGTGCGCGAGCTGGGGCCGGCCATTGCCATGGACGATTTCGGCACCGGTTACTCGTCCTTGAGCTACCTTTCGAAGCTGCCTCTCGATGCGGTCAAGATCGACCGCTCCTTCATCGTGGACATGACGGGCGACGCGGAGAGCATGTCGGTGGTGTCTGCCATCATCTCGTTGGCCCACGGACTGGGGCTCAAAGTGATCGCCGAAGGCGTCGAGACCGAAGACCAATCTGAGCGGCTGCGGCGGCTGCACTGCGACCAGATCCAGGGCTACGTGTTCAGCCCGCCGGTTCCGCTGGAACAAGTGCTTCAGATCCTCACCCGGGCGCAGAACCGCTAG